Proteins encoded within one genomic window of Nordella sp. HKS 07:
- a CDS encoding ABC transporter ATP-binding protein, which produces MTKRTALELETVRRCFGSVVAVDNVSLAVAPGEFVTLLGPSGSGKTSTLRLIGGFEELDAGAIRIKGERVDHLPPYRRDTATIFQSGALFPHKTVAENVAYGLRMRKVDRPERDQRIRQALDIVRLQGYEHRYPSQLSGGQKQRVALARSLVVRPAILLFDEPLSALDLSLRLQLRGEIKRLHDELEFSAIYVTHDQGEAMAMSSRVAVMNKGGIEQIDRPETIFHDPANEFVFTFIGESCCFPVRRAGGEVTDRQGHAVALTLKDNLPQGEARLYIRPSRLKLASEAAGLPNRLKATIHFIEFLGDVHRYHLKAGALEVFADHAGTIGHAVGDLVEVGWRSEDMKVFR; this is translated from the coding sequence GTGACAAAGCGGACGGCGCTCGAATTGGAGACTGTGCGGCGCTGCTTCGGCTCGGTCGTGGCGGTCGACAATGTATCGCTCGCGGTGGCGCCCGGCGAATTCGTGACTTTGCTCGGGCCCTCAGGCTCGGGCAAGACCTCGACCTTGCGGCTCATCGGCGGCTTCGAAGAGCTCGACGCCGGCGCCATCCGCATCAAGGGCGAGCGTGTCGACCATTTGCCGCCCTACCGGCGCGACACTGCAACCATCTTCCAGTCGGGAGCGCTCTTTCCCCATAAGACGGTGGCCGAGAACGTCGCCTATGGGCTTCGTATGCGCAAGGTCGATCGGCCGGAGCGCGACCAGCGCATCCGCCAGGCCCTCGATATCGTGCGTTTGCAGGGCTACGAGCATCGCTATCCGAGCCAGCTGTCGGGCGGTCAGAAGCAGCGCGTGGCCCTTGCCCGCTCGCTGGTGGTCAGGCCCGCCATCCTGCTCTTCGACGAGCCTTTATCGGCGCTCGATCTGTCGTTGCGCCTGCAGCTGCGCGGCGAGATCAAGCGGCTGCATGACGAGCTCGAATTCAGCGCCATTTATGTCACCCATGACCAGGGCGAGGCGATGGCCATGTCGAGCCGTGTCGCGGTCATGAACAAGGGCGGCATCGAGCAGATCGACCGGCCGGAGACGATCTTCCACGACCCCGCCAATGAATTCGTCTTTACCTTCATCGGGGAGAGCTGTTGTTTTCCGGTGCGCCGGGCCGGCGGCGAGGTCACCGACCGGCAGGGACATGCCGTGGCGCTCACACTAAAGGACAACCTGCCGCAAGGCGAGGCGCGGCTCTATATAAGACCGTCCCGGCTCAAGCTCGCAAGTGAGGCCGCGGGCCTGCCCAACCGGCTCAAGGCGACCATCCACTTCATCGAATTTCTCGGCGACGTGCACCGCTATCATCTGAAGGCCGGCGCGCTCGAGGTCTTCGCCGATCATGCGGGAACGATCGGCCACGCGGTCGGGGATCTGGTGGAGGTCGGCTGGCGCAGCGAAGACATGAAGGTCTTTCGATGA
- a CDS encoding ABC transporter permease, producing MSEIARRRGFEPVMLKALGAAFIVFIVAYILIPVLVTLVMSFNDASMIRFPISAWSLKWYQDFFASPQWNDALKSSVIIAVGTAVISTTSGILAAWAFERFPIPFKNALYILIMLPLFMPGVVLGLGIAMTFGGVQIAGFNVYGSRALVMVAHSLWAMPLVFMLMEATFRTVDYRVVEASYDLGASPLRTFFEIVVPMVSTGVISSALFAFVISLNEFVMALFLTDRDTQTMPVLMWLSLRSAGTPRLAVASVILALTVFACLAFIMVWYVRQLRKVSRG from the coding sequence ATGTCTGAGATCGCGCGCCGTCGCGGCTTCGAGCCCGTCATGCTGAAGGCGCTAGGCGCCGCCTTCATCGTCTTTATTGTCGCCTATATCCTGATCCCGGTTCTGGTCACGCTGGTCATGTCGTTCAACGACGCCTCGATGATCCGCTTCCCGATCAGTGCCTGGTCGCTCAAGTGGTATCAGGACTTCTTCGCCAGCCCGCAATGGAACGATGCGCTGAAGAGCAGCGTGATCATTGCTGTCGGCACGGCCGTCATATCCACCACCTCCGGCATATTGGCGGCCTGGGCCTTCGAGCGCTTCCCCATCCCCTTCAAGAACGCGCTCTATATTCTGATCATGCTGCCGCTTTTTATGCCGGGCGTGGTGCTGGGTCTCGGCATCGCCATGACGTTCGGCGGCGTCCAGATCGCGGGTTTCAATGTCTACGGCTCGCGCGCGCTGGTGATGGTGGCTCATTCGCTTTGGGCCATGCCGCTGGTCTTCATGCTGATGGAAGCGACCTTCCGCACCGTCGATTACCGGGTGGTCGAGGCGTCCTACGATCTCGGCGCCAGCCCCTTGCGCACCTTCTTCGAGATCGTCGTACCGATGGTGTCGACCGGCGTCATCTCCTCGGCGCTCTTCGCCTTCGTGATCTCGCTCAACGAATTCGTGATGGCGCTGTTCCTCACCGACCGCGATACCCAGACCATGCCGGTTCTGATGTGGCTGAGCCTGCGCTCCGCCGGCACGCCAAGGCTCGCGGTGGCCTCCGTCATCCTGGCGCTGACCGTTTTCGCCTGTCTCGCCTTCATCATGGTCTGGTATGTGCGCCAGCTGCGCAAGGTGAGCAGGGGCTAG
- a CDS encoding ABC transporter ATP-binding protein, with translation MSEALIDIRNLTVRLAGGRDAVLVDDVSFSVAKGEVLCIVGESGCGKTVTARSIIGLTRQDPRFDVSGAIRFDGRDLVQLAPHELRQVQGAGIAMIFQDPMTSLNPLHRIGRQIGEVMSLHTKQSPPEIRRRTLELLRQVGIPNPEARIDDYPHQFSGGMRQRAMIAMALACSPSLLIADEPTTALDVTTQKQILALIMQLKAEYGMGLILITHDLGIVAEIADRVMVMYAGRCVEIGAVRALFHAPQHPYTAGLLASMPAANRARGVRLPSIRGVPPILSEGRPQGCAFLPRCDFALGQCRSLPPLTASGTDRGHLDRCWLTPEVKRETLGRLREEARR, from the coding sequence ATGTCTGAGGCGCTCATCGACATCCGCAACCTCACCGTCCGTCTCGCGGGCGGGCGTGACGCCGTGCTGGTCGACGACGTGTCATTCTCGGTGGCGAAGGGTGAAGTGCTCTGCATCGTGGGGGAATCGGGCTGCGGCAAGACCGTGACGGCCCGCTCGATCATCGGCCTTACCCGGCAGGACCCACGCTTCGATGTATCCGGCGCAATCCGATTCGACGGGCGCGACCTTGTGCAGCTCGCGCCCCATGAGCTGCGGCAAGTGCAAGGCGCCGGCATCGCGATGATCTTCCAGGACCCCATGACCTCGCTCAACCCGCTGCACCGCATCGGGCGGCAGATCGGCGAGGTCATGTCCCTGCATACGAAGCAGTCGCCGCCGGAGATCCGACGCCGCACGCTCGAATTGCTGCGGCAGGTCGGGATCCCCAACCCCGAAGCACGGATCGACGACTATCCGCATCAATTCTCAGGCGGCATGCGCCAGCGCGCCATGATTGCCATGGCGCTCGCCTGCTCGCCCTCCCTCCTCATCGCCGACGAACCGACAACAGCGCTCGACGTCACCACGCAAAAGCAGATCCTGGCGCTGATCATGCAGCTCAAGGCCGAATACGGGATGGGCTTGATCCTCATCACCCATGATCTGGGCATCGTGGCCGAGATCGCCGACCGGGTGATGGTGATGTATGCCGGGCGCTGCGTCGAGATCGGCGCGGTTCGCGCGCTGTTCCATGCCCCCCAGCATCCCTATACCGCCGGGCTTCTCGCCTCGATGCCCGCCGCCAATCGGGCGCGCGGCGTGCGTCTGCCCTCGATCAGAGGTGTGCCGCCGATCCTCAGCGAAGGCCGGCCGCAAGGCTGCGCTTTCCTGCCGCGCTGCGACTTCGCTCTCGGACAATGTCGCAGCCTTCCCCCGCTCACGGCATCGGGAACCGATAGGGGGCATCTCGATCGCTGCTGGCTTACACCTGAGGTGAAGCGTGAGACCCTGGGCCGCCTCCGCGAGGAGGCCCGGCGATGA
- a CDS encoding ABC transporter permease — protein MAIYLLVRILGGVVTLFCVSALAFFATALAPGNPAAVLLGNLATPERIAAVTEQMGLDKPLPIRYAIWLKEMLQGNLGTSNLSFKPVNDLVLAALPPTLELAALSLALAVVIAIPMGLILAQNRDRWWTRPLSGLVTLGISVPGFWVGLLLIVLFSMTFRLLPSGGYVPMSRSVSGNLRAMVLPVLTLAIYLVPSLVRFVRVTAAGVLREDYIDTVRAKGAGPWRILLQHVAPNTLIPTVTYIGLQLGVLISGAIVIEIIFSIPGLGRLGMNAVLNRDYPVIQGVVLIAATGYVVVNLLIDLAYTLIDPRIRTR, from the coding sequence ATGGCAATCTATCTCCTGGTGCGCATTCTCGGCGGTGTGGTGACGCTTTTTTGCGTCAGCGCCCTCGCTTTCTTCGCCACCGCTTTGGCGCCCGGTAATCCGGCCGCGGTGCTGCTCGGCAATCTGGCGACGCCGGAACGTATCGCCGCCGTCACCGAGCAGATGGGCCTCGATAAGCCGCTGCCCATCCGCTACGCCATCTGGCTCAAGGAGATGCTGCAGGGAAATCTCGGCACATCCAATCTCAGCTTCAAGCCCGTCAACGACCTGGTTCTCGCCGCTCTGCCGCCGACACTCGAGCTCGCGGCTCTGAGCCTTGCGCTCGCCGTCGTCATCGCCATTCCCATGGGCCTGATCCTGGCCCAGAACCGCGACCGCTGGTGGACGCGGCCGCTGTCGGGCCTCGTCACGCTCGGCATCTCGGTGCCGGGCTTCTGGGTCGGCCTCCTGCTCATCGTGCTGTTCTCGATGACCTTCAGGCTGCTGCCATCGGGCGGCTACGTACCAATGTCGCGCAGCGTTTCCGGTAATCTTCGCGCCATGGTCCTGCCTGTGCTGACGCTTGCCATCTATCTCGTTCCCTCGCTGGTACGCTTCGTGCGCGTGACCGCGGCAGGGGTCCTACGCGAGGATTATATCGACACGGTGCGCGCCAAGGGTGCGGGGCCATGGCGCATCCTGCTCCAGCATGTGGCGCCCAATACACTCATTCCCACCGTCACCTATATCGGCCTGCAGCTCGGCGTGCTGATCTCCGGCGCCATTGTGATCGAGATCATCTTCTCGATCCCCGGCCTCGGGCGCCTCGGCATGAACGCCGTGCTCAACCGCGACTATCCGGTGATCCAGGGCGTCGTGCTGATCGCCGCCACCGGCTATGTCGTCGTCAATCTTCTCATCGATCTTGCTTATACGCTGATCGATCCCCGGATCCGCACCAGATGA
- a CDS encoding ABC transporter permease, translated as MTSRGKKQRTALLLLLPALVIVLILFGLPTLFMARMSFNLHPDQRLYVPGFTFDHYVQLISNRVFTNAIWTTVKLALMATFATVAIGYAFALLVWLKPPRWRLLLIGLALCPLLISEIAIIFGWWMFFPKNGLLSYALVSLGLVTDKVSLMYTEFAAFVGLIYVTLPYCFFILLSIFDGVDKRMIEASADLGAPPLTTFREVLLPLTWTGLLVAFSQSFIWTMGTYATPSALGPDTLWTVGYLIQEQMLGKHNWPLAAAFSMVLVLGVAAVIVLTRMLMPKRASYHV; from the coding sequence ATGACTTCCCGAGGCAAAAAGCAGCGCACGGCTCTGCTGCTTCTGCTGCCGGCGCTGGTGATCGTGCTGATCCTCTTCGGTCTGCCGACGCTCTTCATGGCGCGGATGAGCTTCAATCTCCATCCCGATCAGCGCCTCTATGTGCCGGGCTTCACTTTCGATCACTATGTCCAACTGATCTCCAACCGGGTTTTCACCAACGCCATCTGGACCACGGTGAAGCTCGCTCTGATGGCGACCTTCGCCACGGTGGCAATCGGCTACGCCTTCGCGCTGCTTGTGTGGCTGAAGCCGCCGCGCTGGCGCCTGCTGCTCATCGGCCTGGCGCTGTGTCCGCTGCTCATCTCCGAGATCGCCATCATCTTCGGTTGGTGGATGTTCTTCCCCAAGAACGGCCTCTTAAGCTACGCGCTCGTCTCGCTCGGTCTCGTCACCGACAAGGTCAGCCTGATGTACACCGAGTTTGCCGCCTTTGTCGGCCTCATCTATGTGACGCTGCCCTATTGCTTCTTCATCCTGCTGTCGATCTTCGACGGCGTCGACAAGCGTATGATCGAGGCGAGCGCCGATCTCGGCGCCCCGCCTTTGACCACCTTCCGGGAAGTCCTGCTGCCCTTGACCTGGACCGGGCTTCTGGTCGCCTTCTCGCAATCCTTCATCTGGACCATGGGCACCTATGCGACGCCGTCGGCGCTCGGTCCCGACACGCTGTGGACGGTCGGCTATCTGATCCAGGAGCAGATGCTCGGCAAGCACAACTGGCCGCTGGCCGCGGCCTTTTCCATGGTTCTGGTTCTGGGTGTGGCTGCGGTCATCGTGCTGACCCGCATGCTCATGCCGAAACGGGCCTCTTATCATGTCTGA
- a CDS encoding ABC transporter substrate-binding protein, translated as MTKTTKTGLSGAAVMNRAQFLKLLGGSAFAAMAGSFGFATTALAEGGDLVVGISSDIKTLDPQMSPLDVFRHTIRSTVFEALVFINPETLAADPMLAESWQKSDDGLTWTFALKSGVTWHNGSPFTAADVVYSIKRVQDPKVGSPFAPQLTAISNVEAKDDKTVVLTLAHTVPGLLANLAVIQIVNEASIGTITTAPVGTGPFKFANWAPGDRIRVEKYDGHREAPKVAAIEWRIVPDSQARLAGLQDGSLQMVALVEGKDVIQAQSMAGIAIIQTKPYVLYENFNINTKRAPFDDKRVRQALAFAFDRAAYTKSIWFGFARPTINPVPPEMATYLPDSAEQYPFDLEKAAALLAEAGFSKDKPLTMEILTPTGFDSLKSMALILQDNLNRIGHKVTVRDLEITVWIDRILTKPDYDLTTNNYNTGPEDPASMFNSPNLAPTANVSLWNPPGYADLVAKAAAEIEPKKQVELYQELQKLLLEEMPQITIDHLPLFFLGSEASKSLVIGPSGIDDYKKIAL; from the coding sequence GTGACTAAAACAACAAAGACAGGACTATCCGGAGCCGCGGTGATGAACCGCGCGCAGTTCCTCAAGCTCCTCGGCGGATCGGCCTTCGCCGCCATGGCGGGAAGCTTCGGCTTCGCCACGACGGCGCTTGCCGAAGGCGGAGACCTGGTGGTGGGCATCTCGAGCGACATCAAGACGCTCGATCCGCAGATGTCGCCGCTCGACGTGTTCCGCCACACCATACGCTCGACGGTCTTCGAGGCGCTCGTCTTCATCAATCCGGAGACTCTCGCGGCCGATCCGATGCTGGCGGAGAGCTGGCAGAAGTCAGACGACGGCCTCACCTGGACTTTCGCTCTGAAGTCCGGCGTCACCTGGCACAATGGCTCGCCCTTCACCGCCGCCGATGTCGTCTATTCGATCAAGCGCGTGCAGGATCCCAAGGTGGGCAGCCCCTTCGCGCCGCAACTCACCGCCATCTCCAATGTAGAGGCCAAGGACGACAAGACCGTCGTCCTGACGCTCGCCCACACGGTGCCTGGCCTTCTCGCCAATCTGGCGGTGATCCAGATCGTCAATGAGGCGAGCATCGGCACGATCACCACCGCCCCCGTCGGCACCGGCCCATTCAAATTCGCCAACTGGGCGCCGGGCGACCGCATCCGGGTGGAGAAATATGACGGCCATCGCGAGGCGCCCAAGGTCGCGGCCATCGAATGGCGCATCGTGCCGGATTCACAGGCACGCCTCGCCGGCCTCCAGGATGGCAGCCTGCAGATGGTGGCGCTTGTCGAAGGCAAGGACGTCATCCAGGCGCAGTCCATGGCCGGCATCGCGATCATCCAGACCAAGCCCTATGTGCTCTACGAGAATTTCAACATCAACACCAAGCGCGCGCCCTTCGACGATAAGCGCGTGCGCCAGGCATTGGCCTTCGCCTTCGACCGTGCGGCCTATACCAAGTCGATCTGGTTCGGCTTCGCGCGCCCGACCATCAATCCGGTACCGCCCGAAATGGCGACCTATCTGCCGGATTCGGCCGAGCAATATCCATTCGATCTCGAGAAGGCGGCGGCGCTCCTCGCGGAAGCGGGCTTCAGCAAGGACAAGCCGCTGACGATGGAGATCCTCACGCCCACCGGCTTCGACTCGCTCAAGTCGATGGCGCTCATCCTGCAGGACAACCTCAACCGCATCGGCCACAAGGTGACCGTGCGCGATCTCGAGATCACTGTGTGGATCGATCGCATCCTGACCAAGCCCGACTACGACCTCACCACCAACAACTACAATACGGGCCCTGAGGATCCGGCGAGCATGTTCAACTCGCCCAATCTCGCTCCCACCGCCAATGTCTCCTTGTGGAACCCGCCCGGCTATGCCGATCTCGTCGCCAAGGCGGCGGCCGAGATCGAGCCCAAGAAGCAGGTCGAGCTCTATCAGGAGCTGCAGAAGCTGCTGCTCGAGGAAATGCCGCAGATCACCATCGATCATCTGCCGCTGTTCTTCCTCGGCAGCGAGGCGTCCAAGTCACTCGTCATCGGGCCGAGCGGCATCGACGACTACAAGAAGATCGCGCTCTAA
- a CDS encoding ABC transporter permease, with the protein MTNLSTQQDAPAAPITRPQKGSLAYILRRSPVAVLLVALFLVAALFGPWLAPHSMTDTNLTQALQPPNAIYWLGTDALGRDVLSRLLGSAGVAAQAFLIVVLIGGVFGTLFGLFAGGIGGLTDLVLSRVIEILQGFPTVLVAIVIVALLNPSLTNAMIAVGLAAVPDFARVARGVAIQLREREFIQAARGLGLSETRILLSEVLPNMVGPLIIIASFDGAQAIMWEAALSFLGLGVQPPYPSFGSMLREAQNFLAIQPSLAVTVGLTVSAIILGLNLLGDGLSDYYESGDK; encoded by the coding sequence ATGACCAACCTCTCCACGCAACAAGACGCCCCCGCGGCGCCGATTACTCGCCCGCAAAAAGGCTCCCTGGCCTACATCCTGCGGCGGTCGCCGGTGGCGGTGCTTCTCGTGGCGTTGTTCCTAGTCGCCGCCCTATTCGGTCCATGGCTGGCGCCCCACTCCATGACCGACACCAATCTCACCCAGGCGCTGCAGCCGCCCAACGCGATCTATTGGCTGGGCACCGACGCGCTCGGCCGCGACGTGCTGAGCCGGCTGCTCGGGTCTGCCGGCGTCGCGGCCCAGGCCTTTCTTATCGTCGTCCTCATCGGCGGCGTGTTCGGCACGCTGTTCGGGCTTTTCGCCGGCGGCATCGGCGGCTTGACCGATCTCGTGCTGTCGCGTGTCATCGAGATCCTGCAGGGCTTTCCGACCGTCCTCGTCGCCATCGTCATCGTGGCGTTGCTCAACCCTTCGCTCACCAATGCGATGATCGCGGTCGGCCTTGCCGCCGTGCCCGATTTCGCCCGGGTGGCGCGGGGTGTCGCCATACAACTGCGCGAGCGGGAATTCATCCAGGCGGCGCGCGGGCTGGGACTGAGCGAAACCCGCATTCTGCTCAGTGAAGTGCTGCCGAACATGGTCGGGCCCCTCATCATCATCGCGAGCTTCGACGGCGCCCAGGCGATCATGTGGGAAGCGGCGCTTTCCTTCCTGGGCCTCGGCGTGCAGCCGCCCTACCCGTCCTTCGGATCGATGCTGCGCGAGGCGCAGAACTTCCTCGCCATCCAGCCCTCGCTCGCGGTCACCGTCGGCCTCACCGTGTCGGCCATCATCCTCGGTCTCAACCTGCTCGGCGACGGCCTCAGCGATTACTATGAAAGCGGCGATAAGTGA
- a CDS encoding succinylglutamate desuccinylase/aspartoacylase family protein, giving the protein MSDVKPERSRVTNPIDFDKAGRQAGVLRAPLSRNNSGWGVVEIPIYSFKNGSGPTILLTGGIHGDEYEGPIAISRLAHTLDPARIQGRVIMIPAFNIPAVLNDTRLSPVDERDMNRCFPGNPRGTFSEMLAHFLDSHVLPFADVSLDMHTAGHSFDSALSTNMHYLADPERRKQTMAAAAAFGAPYNVVFWGVDEGATFTSCVERRQIISLGTELGGWGRVNVEGVRIARRGIDNVLKHFNVLEGKPDTRQRDGSEATRHMMVRDQTCYAFSPAGALFEPGNVVGDAVKAGEPAGWLHFVEDADRPSIEVRYPRDGVVWMAAGPGRIKRGDPVAVIMTDYDDRLAAG; this is encoded by the coding sequence ATGAGTGACGTGAAGCCGGAGCGGTCGCGGGTCACCAATCCGATCGACTTCGACAAGGCCGGCCGCCAGGCGGGCGTGCTCAGGGCGCCTTTGTCGCGCAACAATTCGGGCTGGGGCGTCGTCGAAATTCCCATCTACTCCTTCAAGAATGGCTCAGGCCCGACGATCCTCCTCACTGGCGGTATCCATGGCGATGAGTATGAAGGGCCGATCGCCATATCGCGTCTCGCCCACACGCTCGATCCCGCCCGCATTCAGGGCCGGGTGATCATGATTCCGGCTTTCAATATTCCCGCTGTCCTCAATGATACGCGGCTCAGCCCGGTCGATGAGCGAGACATGAATCGCTGTTTTCCCGGCAATCCGCGCGGCACATTCTCGGAGATGCTGGCGCATTTCCTCGACAGCCATGTTTTGCCCTTCGCCGATGTGTCGCTCGACATGCACACGGCTGGACACTCCTTCGACTCGGCTCTGTCGACCAACATGCATTACCTCGCCGATCCCGAAAGGCGGAAGCAGACCATGGCCGCGGCGGCGGCCTTCGGCGCGCCCTACAATGTCGTGTTCTGGGGTGTCGATGAGGGCGCCACCTTCACCTCCTGCGTCGAGCGCCGCCAGATCATCTCGCTCGGCACCGAGCTCGGCGGCTGGGGCCGGGTCAATGTCGAGGGCGTGCGCATCGCAAGGCGCGGCATCGACAATGTCCTCAAGCATTTCAACGTCCTCGAAGGCAAGCCGGACACGCGTCAGCGCGACGGCTCGGAAGCGACCCGCCATATGATGGTGCGCGATCAGACCTGCTATGCCTTTTCGCCTGCCGGCGCCCTGTTCGAGCCCGGCAATGTGGTGGGCGATGCCGTGAAGGCCGGTGAGCCTGCGGGCTGGCTGCATTTCGTCGAGGATGCCGATCGACCATCGATAGAGGTGCGTTATCCGCGCGACGGAGTAGTCTGGATGGCGGCCGGACCCGGGCGCATCAAGCGCGGCGATCCGGTCGCGGTCATCATGACCGATTACGACGACAGACTGGCCGCCGGCTAA
- a CDS encoding ABC transporter ATP-binding protein encodes MSDTPLVRITGLRKYFAVKGGWLGGRRGQVHAVDDVSFDVAQGETLGLVGESGCGKSTLARCIVRLVEPDQGKLEFAGEDITHRSPKALKPLRRQLQLIFQDPYASLNPRKRIGQILDAALDLRAGGTSRSERRAEIARLLERVGLAPQFMDRRPRELSGGQRQRVGIARALAVGPRLIVADEPVSALDVSVQADILNLLKDLQAELGLTVIFISHDLGVIRHVSDRVGVMYLGRLVELAPADQFYAAPLHPYSEALLSAIPMPDPDAHLTRKEIVLEGDIPSPLAPPRGCRFHTRCPYAQALCATSEPTLLTQAGGRLVACHFPLAKQESIGR; translated from the coding sequence ATGAGCGATACGCCCCTCGTCCGCATCACCGGCTTGCGCAAATATTTCGCCGTCAAGGGTGGCTGGCTCGGTGGCCGGCGCGGCCAGGTCCATGCGGTGGACGATGTTTCCTTCGACGTCGCGCAAGGCGAGACACTGGGTCTGGTCGGTGAATCCGGCTGCGGCAAGTCCACGCTGGCGCGTTGCATCGTCCGCCTCGTCGAGCCGGATCAGGGCAAGCTCGAATTCGCCGGCGAGGACATTACCCATCGCTCGCCCAAGGCGCTCAAGCCGCTGCGGCGGCAGCTACAGCTCATCTTCCAGGATCCCTATGCCAGCCTCAATCCGCGCAAGCGGATCGGCCAGATACTCGACGCGGCGCTCGATCTGCGCGCTGGCGGCACCAGCCGAAGCGAACGACGGGCCGAGATCGCGCGGCTTCTCGAGCGTGTCGGCCTCGCCCCGCAATTCATGGACCGGCGCCCGCGCGAGTTGTCGGGTGGACAGCGCCAGCGCGTCGGCATCGCCAGAGCCCTCGCCGTCGGCCCCCGGCTGATCGTCGCCGACGAACCCGTCTCCGCCCTCGACGTCTCGGTTCAGGCCGACATCCTCAATCTGCTCAAGGATCTGCAGGCGGAGCTGGGGCTCACCGTCATCTTCATCTCGCATGATCTGGGTGTCATCCGGCATGTCTCGGATCGCGTCGGTGTCATGTATCTCGGCCGTCTCGTCGAGCTGGCACCCGCCGATCAATTCTATGCGGCGCCGTTGCATCCTTATTCGGAAGCGCTGCTGTCGGCGATTCCGATGCCCGATCCCGATGCGCATCTGACGCGCAAGGAGATCGTGCTTGAAGGTGATATTCCGAGCCCGCTCGCCCCGCCCAGAGGCTGCCGCTTCCATACGCGCTGTCCTTATGCGCAGGCCCTTTGCGCCACGAGCGAACCCACACTTTTAACTCAGGCCGGCGGCCGTCTGGTCGCCTGTCATTTTCCACTCGCAAAGCAAGAGAGCATAGGGAGGTAG
- a CDS encoding C45 family peptidase has translation MIVIDCRGTGRERGRAHGESARDLVQAALARWHEATLGEGAGAAALKGYVAGFLAGTALIQRIESEVPDLMEEIRGIAEGADVPFDIIAAYNLMDEQWWYDLENPPHVEPGCSVLSTAQRNEGRLLAQNMDLPSFMDGSQVVLRIRPADAPEALVLSSAGLIGLTGVSHAGFGICVNTLLMLNHNKAGLPVAAVFRGALAQASAEEAVRFVRSVPHASGQHYAVADKDGVTGLECSARGSAVSAARGAAAALAHTNHPLTSTDIAPASLAILEAHGRVAESRRRLGFVDGRMAPAMSVEEAKHILSDRTTPICILPMQERPGSTFGSVVFSLSETTKAQFCLGAPDTGAWHEVHWTA, from the coding sequence ATGATTGTCATCGATTGTCGCGGAACCGGTCGGGAGCGGGGCCGAGCCCATGGCGAATCGGCGCGCGACCTCGTGCAAGCGGCGCTGGCGCGCTGGCACGAGGCGACGCTTGGGGAAGGGGCCGGCGCCGCCGCCCTCAAGGGCTACGTGGCCGGCTTCCTGGCGGGCACGGCGCTCATTCAACGCATCGAAAGCGAGGTCCCCGATCTGATGGAAGAGATCCGCGGCATCGCGGAAGGGGCCGATGTGCCGTTCGACATCATCGCGGCCTATAATCTGATGGACGAGCAGTGGTGGTACGATCTCGAGAACCCGCCGCACGTCGAGCCCGGCTGCAGCGTGCTGTCGACGGCGCAGCGCAATGAAGGGAGGCTGCTGGCCCAGAACATGGACCTGCCCTCCTTCATGGATGGCTCGCAGGTCGTCCTGCGTATCAGGCCGGCGGATGCGCCGGAAGCGCTGGTCCTGAGCTCGGCCGGTCTCATCGGCCTCACCGGTGTCAGCCATGCCGGCTTCGGCATCTGCGTGAACACGCTACTGATGCTCAATCACAACAAGGCCGGACTGCCGGTCGCGGCGGTTTTCCGGGGAGCGCTGGCGCAGGCGAGTGCTGAGGAGGCGGTCCGCTTCGTGCGGTCGGTTCCCCATGCCAGCGGACAGCATTATGCGGTTGCCGACAAGGACGGCGTTACCGGACTTGAATGCTCAGCGCGGGGCTCGGCGGTCAGCGCCGCCCGCGGGGCGGCGGCCGCGCTCGCGCATACGAACCATCCGCTGACGAGCACCGATATCGCGCCGGCCTCGCTGGCGATCCTCGAAGCACACGGTCGCGTGGCCGAGTCGCGTCGGCGTCTGGGCTTTGTCGACGGTCGGATGGCGCCGGCCATGTCGGTGGAGGAGGCAAAGCACATTCTGTCCGATCGGACGACACCGATCTGCATACTGCCGATGCAGGAGCGGCCGGGATCGACCTTCGGGTCGGTTGTCTTTTCACTGTCCGAAACGACTAAGGCGCAGTTCTGCCTTGGCGCTCCCGACACCGGAGCGTGGCATGAGGTCCACTGGACGGCGTGA